A DNA window from Castanea sativa cultivar Marrone di Chiusa Pesio chromosome 7, ASM4071231v1 contains the following coding sequences:
- the LOC142641990 gene encoding uncharacterized protein LOC142641990 — MERKQGFFSALKEEVVRGLSPSRSRANSPARTGSPTIMSGLLRRKKGHHAAQHEAALIARSGSLRPLGETLTPLMEGPDQDGAEIGDSKRSGSGLGQWMKGQLGRTPSVAASSMGYNSSSSSSSSSSSRRSDLRILLGVMGAPLAPLHVSTTDPLPHLSIKDTPIETSSAQYILQQYTAASGGQKLQNSIKNAYAMGKLRMVASEFETATKVMKNRNPSRCAESGGFVLWQMNPDMWYVELAVGGSKVHAGCNGKLVWRHTPWLGAHTAKGPVRPLRRALQGLDPRTTAGMFADARCIGEKKINGEDCFILKLCADPQTLKGRSEGPAEIIRHVLFGYFSQKTGLLVYMEDSHLTRIQSNGGDSVYWETTINSFLDDYRSVEGIMIAHSGRSVVTLFRFGEMAMSHTKTRMEEAWTIEEVAFNVPGLSVDCFIPPADLRSGSISETCELPQDERGKGAIALAAHRAKVAALEKEHDGSIDNMIWKMEV; from the exons ATGGAGAGAAAGCAAGGCTTCTTCTCGGCGCTAAAAGAAGAAGTAGTCCGAGGACTCTCACCGTCCCGGTCACGTGCCAACAGCCCGGCTCGAACCGGGTCACCCACAATAATGTCCGGTTTACTCCGGCGAAAGAAGGGCCACCACGCGGCCCAACATGAGGCGGCGTTGATAGCGAGATCCGGTAGCCTGAGGCCGTTGGGGGAAACACTGACGCCGCTGATGGAGGGTCCGGACCAAGACGGAGCGGAAATCGGAGATTCGAAGAGAAGCGGGTCGGGTTTGGGTCAGTGGATGAAGGGACAACTGGGTAGAACTCCTTCAGTGGCAGCTTCTTCCATGGGTTACAACAGCAGCagtagcagcagcagcagcagcagcagtagAAGGTCTGATCTCAGAATATTGCTTGGTGTAATGGGTGCTCCACTCGCCCCTCTCCACGTCAGCACCACTGACCCTTTGCCTCACCTTAGTATCAAGGACACCCCCATT GAAACTTCCTCTGCTCAGTACATATTGCAGCAGTACACGGCAGCTTCTGGTGGGCAGAAGCTGCAGAACTCGATTAAAAATGCATATGCGATGGGAAAGCTTAGGATGGTAGCTTCTGAGTTCGAAACTGCCACTAAGGTGATGAAGAACCGGAATCCTTCTAGATGTGCTGAGTCGGGCGGGTTTGTGCTATGGCAGATGAATCCAGATATGTGGTATGTGGAGCTTGCAGTTGGGGGTAGCAAGGTTCATGCAGGCTGCAATGGCAAGCTGGTTTGGAGGCACACACCCTGGCTTGGTGCCCACACTGCAAAAGGCCCTGTGAGGCCTCTGCGTCGTGCACTTCAG GGGCTTGATCCTAGAACCACCGCTGGTATGTTTGCGGATGCTAGATGCATAGGAGAGAAGAAGATCAATGGCGAGGATTGCTTCATTCTCAAGCTTTGTGCTGACCCTCAGACATTGAAGGGGAGGAGTGAAGGTCCGGCAGAGATAATTAGGCATGTCTTGTTTGGCTACTTCAGCCAGAAGACTGGGCTTCTTGTTTACATGGAAGATTCACATCTGACACGTATCCAATCCAATGGTGGAGATTCAGTTTACTGGGAAACTACAATCAATTCGTTCCTTGATGATTACAGGTCTGTTGAGGGGATCATGATAGCCCACTCCGGGCGTTCCGTGGTGACCCTTTTCAGATTTGGTGAGATGGCAATGAGTCATACCAAAACAAGGATGGAAGAAGCGTGGACAATTGAAGAGGTTGCATTTAATGTTCCGGGTCTGTCGGTAGACTGCTTCATCCCCCCAGCAGATTTGAGATCTGGGTCCATTAGTGAGACATGTGAGCTCCCTCAGGATGAAAGAGGAAAAGGGGCGATTGCACTAGCAGCACATCGGGCCAAAGTAGCTGCACTGGAGAAAGAACATGATGGATCTATTGATAACATGATTTGGAAGATGGAAGTCTAA